The Culex pipiens pallens isolate TS chromosome 2, TS_CPP_V2, whole genome shotgun sequence DNA window ATTTCCATTTTGTTAGCACGTAGAGAAAACACAAGACGCGACTATGACAAGGACTGCTACACGGTTATTTAAGAGCATAAGTATTATGTGTATGGGCAAGGTATGTAGAATGGATAGGGTAAGGCGGATTTTGGGGttgttagggagcgttcttttattacgttaaGCATTAGGGGGGTCGTAATGCTAAAGGGGTAAAGGGGCATCTTTTTGGGTTAACAAAATCTTTAGGTTTTCAGCAATAGTGTTATGTGTCAAGAAGAATTTGTTAAATAAATATACAGTTGATGGTGAAATAGTGGAAAAATGTATATATCATTTATAATTaaaagcacagacaaacagacgtaaatcattgaacaaatttaacgaaaatccatcaatcacaaaaaaatggaaaaaggtTAGCTAGTAGCTCGATCTGGTGGCCAATACTAGCATTAAGCATCACTGTATATGAGAATTGGTTAGTGTGTGAGTGAACGCGGTCACTCTTGTTGTAGTGAGAGGAGGGAGatttgtttactaacatttacatttttttaccaaCATGTGAGAAGAATGCAAGAAGTTCAAATTCTTAACTCACGCAGACGGTCCACGTCCGCGTCCGATTGCGGCCATGCACTAGGTAAATCTTGCCGAGGAAACATTCGTGTAGGCTGCAGAGGTTGATGGAAAGATGCACCAGTTTGAGGGTGGTTTGGATATTACTGCGCTGTTTGTGAACAATGCCCACAAATTGGCCATgagtttaaataataaatttcttgGCGTGAGGTTAAGCTACCTTCTCGGCAAGCAATTTAGTCCACTTGCAAGCAACCAAATTATCGTATGAGACCAGGTTGACCTTGTTGTCGACGGTCTATACCTACATCTTCAACCTTACCAGTGGCCAGTTTCTGCCATCCAGCTTTCCTGGAGACCAACATCGGCGAACGCTGTTTGGTAGACTCGTGCTCGAAGTCGGCCGGGTCGCGCAATTGCCATCGCTGGACACCGGTTCATCCATGAGGGACGGATTTGAGGGCCACGACGGAGTCAACATTCTCGAGGTCGGCCGGGTTGTCAATACCGAGTTGCTGAAATCGTGGTAAGCGCAATCGCCATCGCTGGACACAGCGTCATTCATGATGGCCGGATTTGAGGACCACGACGGAGTTAAGATTATCACTTTCAAACCAATCCGGCGCCTCTTCTTCTAACGGTTCGGCCGGGAAGGATTGAGGATTATCTAAATGCTCAACAGACCATTCAGCGGAATCCACACCCGGAGGCGGGTCCGGATCCAAAAATTCCACCGACCAATCTTCTCCAAACTGGTCCATCCTCACACTCAAgtagcagcagaaaaaaaacaaaacttttggcGCGCTACCTGAAACTTTTGGCGCGCTAGCTTAAACGTCATTTGAAAGTGTGCCTTGATTGCAGCGCCATCCTATTCTGGTGGATAATCCGAGAACTAAGTTTAAATTCAAATCAGCCGTTATATTCCTGATTGATGGAATTAAAAAgagatttacgtctgtttgtctgtgttaAAAGTAAGCATTAAGACGACCACTTTTCAAgcatgtgtaaaaaaaaataaaaaaagggaaaaaatagAGGGATTACTCCGAATATGGAGGTGAGGTAGGTGCCCAAATAATACGATTACGGTTTTCAGATTTTCAGGAAACAATaaaggaaaaataataaatgacttgaaacgttaaaagaaaataaaagaaaatttaaaagatcataataaagaaaaaaaatacaaaggtaTCTAAATCCTATTGGTTGAAGTTTGAGTGAAATATTGAAGTTGATCACTATTTTCGGTGCTTGTCTGGTAAGATTTTTGTTGCTTGGGGTTAGATATATAAATGGCGTTTTCTCCCCGCATGCGGGAGATTCGGCCGATGTCATTTGTATGGGGAGGGTAAACATTTTGGGGAGGGCGAACGCTGATGGGATGCAACATCCTCACCAAAGTGTTCTAGTAGGAAACTAGAAGAAGGAATTTCGGTTTTTGTTAATTTCATAAttgtaaattttagaatttatggttttttgatttaattttttttgagtctccgttttttttatttttgtaaattttaaatgattgagtACTAAATTACATTTTGAGTTTTCAACTGCGTTCCTTCCGATACCCGTATTTAGCTTTAGACGAAATATGTtaacaaaaaggtttttttttatctaggtCGCCGAGAAGTCGTCCGCCTTCTTCCACGCGATGACCTCGCAGGACGCCATCATGGAGCAGATGCGGGAGGCGGCAACGCACGTGTCGCGATTGCGATCGCGCCTCAAGCAGATCGACGACACGATGGTGCGGGAATCGCTGCAGATCATCAGCTTGGAGCGGATCCGGTCGAACCGGAACATCGTGCTCGAGCGGTTGAAGCTGATGTCGACGGTGCACCAGACGCAGCCGATGATCCAGCTGTTGTTGAGCACGCAGGACTACGTGGCGGCGCTGGATTTGATCGGGACGACGCAGGAAATTCTGAGCCAGGAGTTGGTGGGGGTGCACTGTTTTAGGCATTTGCCGTCGCAGTTGAGTGAAATGGAGCGGTTGATCGACAAGATGTTGACGACGGACTTTGAGCGGTACGCGACGGCCGATTTGAACCGACCGTTTGGGGAGTCGCCGGAGAAAGTCCTCGAGGAGGACAAGTTGATTTGTATTATTTCTGGTCTGCTGAGGAAGCGCAACTTGGATTTCATAGACACGTACAAGGAGGAAGCGATCACGACGGTGCGGGCGATCGTGAAGCAGTTGGTCATTGAGGTGATTGCGTCGAGCGATGCTGAGGTGTGTTTGACGGGGGCCGGGGAGGAGGCGCAGAGTTTGTCGCTTGCCGAGTGGATCGTGCTGCTGGAATCGGCCACGGGTACGCTGTTGAAGCTGTTGCAGCGAGTTCGAGCCGTGCACGACGTGATGCAGCAGACGGCGGATGCCAGCGCGGGGAAGATTACGGACGACGTGTCATTTATGGACACGGAGGCGTTTCTGAGTGCGGAAGATTACGACGTGGCGATGGCAAGGTTGGCGAGTTTGCTCCAAAGTGTTTGTAATTATTGCCACGAGCGGTGCGCGAATTTGGTGTCGAACCAAAGCCTTGAGCGGAGTACGGTTAGTGCGGATCAGATTGCGAAGCTGACGGAGATCGTTGACCGGTTCAGCGACGGTTGCGAACGCGTTTGTGGCATTCAAAGTGCCCCGTTGAAGTTGGCGTTGAGAGTTCAGGGCACGCGCTATGCTCAAAAGTTCCACGCGGAACGAAAGTCCAAACTTGCCCTGCTGCTGGACAGCGAACGGTGGAAGCAAGCGGAAGTCCCCGCCGAGTTCCAAAAGATGGTCGTGCACATCTCCAAGGGCAACTTCCTGTGGAGCAAAACCATCCAGCAGAACGGAACTCCCATTCAACCTCCACCCCCTCAAGCGGTACTCATCATAGACGGCGAACCGTTTGCCCTGGTCGGAGCCGCCCTTCTCCTAGTTCAAATCGTCAGCGAGTACTGCCGCTGTGCCTCCCAACTTCCGGTCATCGCACCCCAACTCGCCCGCAACGTGATCGACCTCCTTCGCACGTTCAACTCGCGCTCTTGCCAGCTGGTCCTCGGCGCCGGCGCTCTGCACGTGGCCGGCCTCAAAACCATCACCAGCGGCAACCTGGCCCTCGTTTCGCGCGCCCTCCAGCTAGTCCTGTGGCTTCTTCCCCACGTCAAGCACCACTTCCAATCGCTCGAACCGAACGGCAGCACCTCGACCATCCTCACCGGGTATGACTCGATCGAGAAGGACTTTGGCTCGCACGTCAAAGAAATAGAAAACAAGGTGCTCGCCATCGTGTGCGACCTCGTCACCGGCCAGATGGCCAACTGGGACGCCCGACCGCCCGTCCCGTCCCAGTCGTTCCGCAACATCAGCCGCCAGTTCGTGAAGCTGCACGAAGCGATCGCGTCGATCCTGCCGGAGAAGCAGGTCGCCACCATCTACCGGGTGGTGCACAAGAACTTCAAGGACAAGCTGCGGGAACAGCTGCTGCGGAACAACATCACCAACAACGGGGGGCCGCAGCACGGGACGGTCGTGTCCGAGTTGACGTTTTACATGGAGACGTTGCGCACGCTGAAGGCGATGCCCGCCGAAGAGTTGAGGGACGAGACGTTGGACGATATTTGGTTGAAGTGAGAGGGGGGGGTTTG harbors:
- the LOC120413542 gene encoding vacuolar protein sorting-associated protein 54 — translated: MAKFSGAFDMKEPPPWQNCCYCSSFTTSTSSATGDAPSATLTNSSTTANLRQQQQQQQLLAFKTPADFVRHLRAQHCTVEGGSYVCRYGYNGVCSSLPLDGVSDRDYEMHVNRCHVNQQQKESQIKWSVFSAAQNLPAVLNDPSRAKQTNFFTKKWGDSFVEQQSFGTVPQLPEIKWDHFEAYLKRIGKRYRIHTRIAKTALPSGGDGDGGGTSSQQPVVSDRLPNGAIANLKDIPEVFLKQQLELHSPASFGAVFPGISNEAEQAKQSSRMLQEKLSHYLDIVEVLIAKQVAEKSSAFFHAMTSQDAIMEQMREAATHVSRLRSRLKQIDDTMVRESLQIISLERIRSNRNIVLERLKLMSTVHQTQPMIQLLLSTQDYVAALDLIGTTQEILSQELVGVHCFRHLPSQLSEMERLIDKMLTTDFERYATADLNRPFGESPEKVLEEDKLICIISGLLRKRNLDFIDTYKEEAITTVRAIVKQLVIEVIASSDAEVCLTGAGEEAQSLSLAEWIVLLESATGTLLKLLQRVRAVHDVMQQTADASAGKITDDVSFMDTEAFLSAEDYDVAMARLASLLQSVCNYCHERCANLVSNQSLERSTVSADQIAKLTEIVDRFSDGCERVCGIQSAPLKLALRVQGTRYAQKFHAERKSKLALLLDSERWKQAEVPAEFQKMVVHISKGNFLWSKTIQQNGTPIQPPPPQAVLIIDGEPFALVGAALLLVQIVSEYCRCASQLPVIAPQLARNVIDLLRTFNSRSCQLVLGAGALHVAGLKTITSGNLALVSRALQLVLWLLPHVKHHFQSLEPNGSTSTILTGYDSIEKDFGSHVKEIENKVLAIVCDLVTGQMANWDARPPVPSQSFRNISRQFVKLHEAIASILPEKQVATIYRVVHKNFKDKLREQLLRNNITNNGGPQHGTVVSELTFYMETLRTLKAMPAEELRDETLDDIWLK